atatatatttattgatTCAAGGTGGCTCGTCCATGTAACATTTGATGTTTTACACTTCAAGAATTCGCCTAGTGCTTTCTGGAGAGAAACGAATGTGCATGTGATAGTCTTTATCCGATTTAATTTGTATTCGTACTGTTTGCTGGTCGAGAAATTGATACTTCCCCAATTTGTAACAGTACACACCATTTAATATAGCAACATTGAAAAGAGACCCCGACATATACGAACATTAATGTTAGAGATAAAGAGTACATAATTATATTAACATATAGTTGGTGAATTACATTTAGGCCATATTAGAAAcacaataataaatttcGCAGAATAAGTTTGCATAAACCTATTTAATAAAAGGAATACCAACTCCCACTGCCTTTTTGTAGGATGCGTATTCGGCACCAAAAAATCTCATCAAATAGTGTTCCTCAAACTGAATCCTCTTACTGAAAAATCTCCACAACAggaagatatataatacaaaaGAGACCGGGTTCAAGAGTAGAGCCTGTGTGCCTAATGCCCACCAGAAATATCCAAGATAGGAGGGATGGCGGGACCAGCTGTATAGCCCACTTTTCACTAATTTATGATCCGAATTCCGAGTTGTCTTCACTTCATGCGAAAACGATTGTCCTGCAGTAATCATCGCCTTAGACCTCACATATTGACCAAATAAGATAAGAATAATTCCGAACGCAACAACCAGCATATGGAATCCGTTGTACCTGGTCGACTTCCACTCCCGATACAAGTAGAATTCAATAGCATACTCACTTGTCGCGAAAATGTGCGCAAACGCATAAGTCTTACCATTGTTAATCAAAAAGGACTCTGAGTTAACTTTACCAGGGTTATACAGGGCAGTAATATAATACTCCAGGTAATGAAACACTGCCATAGCAATGATGTACACattgaagtttttaaaattcaCATAAT
This Eremothecium cymbalariae DBVPG#7215 chromosome 5, complete sequence DNA region includes the following protein-coding sequences:
- the STE14 gene encoding protein-S-isoprenylcysteine carboxyl O-methyltransferase (similar to Ashbya gossypii AAR122C), which produces MSTEEDIPVIIDGKPYPNITKNPLHVICSTAYVLGIFLGLGCGLFNYVNFKNFNVYIIAMAVFHYLEYYITALYNPGKVNSESFLINNGKTYAFAHIFATSEYAIEFYLYREWKSTRYNGFHMLVVAFGIILILFGQYVRSKAMITAGQSFSHEVKTTRNSDHKLVKSGLYSWSRHPSYLGYFWWALGTQALLLNPVSFVLYIFLLWRFFSKRIQFEEHYLMRFFGAEYASYKKAVGVGIPFIK